atgttaaaaataatttttaaaaaataaaaaatatattattaacatgcattttgacacgaaaaattatttgaaaagcaaccgctatcacaTTGTCAAAGTAGTGACCTTTgaaatttgctttttaaatatgTCATTCATGCATGCTACATGATCATAAACCCTAATTTAGAGAGATCAGGAAGAGATGAGCCACacatttcttctttgttttttaaagtctactaattactatatatataggttttggCGGGGGGGTGGATCTTGTAAGATCTTATGATGAACGGAAAACTTTGGCAAAGCATCAATATCTCAAGACTCATCCAGCTTCTTTTTGCAAATTATTACTCACAACATCTCAACTTCCTATATATGACCTAAATATTCCTTGTTGCGGGTTTGGTTACACGAATCACATAATTTGTAGGTAAAGATATCAAGTGGCTTAAAActtgtttatataataattaatttgaaaaaaccacgatgattatattaaattcaagtaagttatttttattaaaatgatattgttttattgatatatttttttagtgttaatCAGTCAAGACTAGACCTTGTTTAATTGGATCAATCAAAACACCAAAACCTAAATGGGTTAAGCGAGAGTAAATATTTGATCTGATTTTTTTGACTGAAAACTAGACCTAGTGAGGGTTTTAAATCCTGGGTTTTCAAATGAATCCACCGAAGCAGTCGGGTTCTAACAAGTTTGAACTAAATAAGGTTTCTTTTAGtcattgatatattttaatccAGTCTTAATAACAATTAAAGACATAGATGAACTGTTGCATTCACGGAACCAAGAATTCATACGATTGAGGCTGTGTAAAAGTGGTGTGAGCGTAACGAGCCGGTGTGCAAAGCAAGCATAGCTGGAAAACACGAGGGAGTAAATCAAGGCAACTGTCGGTATTTATTGTGAATACTGAATTGTACGTAGAACAAAAAACGCGGTGGGCAATAGGCACCGACGACAGACATAAAACGCAGAACACGACACAGAATGATAGATAGAACACAGGGCAATGTACTTACGTTTCAGAACTATACGAAAAGTCAGCTCTTTTCTTGATTCTTATTGCTTCTACTACCTTGTCGGTTCATGGTTATAAAATCAGTGGGTTTACATGAGATAAGACCCAGATTACATGCGAGGTGTCGGATTCttcattaaaacaatattttttttatttttttatataaaaaaaagttatcatgtTGAGTTTCGGGTTGTTGATATTAAACCTCAATCTACCTAAATTTATAACTGGATGAAATaaatcttttcttattttaattttttttagcatgaatTAATTTAGGTTCTTATTAATCTACAAGGtgaattcaagttttataattataagttGGAATAGATGTTTGCATGATTCTTTTTCATGCTCCCTGAAGTCTTTTTATGGCAAAACCTCCTATCTACCTTCacacttttctttataattttcttttctttttttggattgattaatagaaaaaaaaaaacttattttttttaagattaaaaaaatatcagtgtTTGTTTATGCGGTAACTTctgcttttaaaattgaccGCATAAACATGAAGTTtggtaacataaaaaattaactattttttcatataggatccatgtatatttttatttgaaacgaTCTCCCATCTGCAACCAGGTCACATCCGCAACCAGGTGAATTATATTCACCTGGGCGCTGTTCACTCCAGGTGAACAGTGTCTATGTGAATTAGTCATTGTTCACTTggagtgaattgcactgttaacgtgcactattttttcttttaagggtgttaatttttttaataattttttttttaaaagaaaaacactaatTTATAGTGAATTAAATTCCCTCGTAATatgatgtgaacaatattttttttcttgaaaaactacgATAGAGTGAATTAAGttcactcgcactgtaatatcaattttatacctgataatattttatctacgctcaaaaagttatgaaaactgtagttcttatcggatgaattttatacgtaatggaattataaatagtttaatagaataataaaaaaatattttatataaagtattttttatttcatgatgtaataggagtaattaattctacaatatttaaatttaaaaccatcaatattaatatatattattttaaattattttataacttcaatttcaaaagcattcttaaccaaacatattaaattatcttttctttaatcttaatttcaaccacaattttaaacaaacacctattttttaaaaccaatctcaattaaaaatattttttataaaataatttttttcacattacaACTACAACATcaccataatatcaaacatactCTAGATGATGCTATTGACGTTTGcttcattcttttttctcaCTTAAATTCCTTGTGTAGGCTAGTCAAAACACCTACCTGCCTTCTCACGTTCACGTTATAACTGCTGCTGTTCAGGGAATATCTCAAACGCCGTCATTCTCTTTAAAGAGTTATTTATGTTCAAACCCAaagcttaaattaatttttttattattatttttttttttatttcaggggACACAACGTGCCTGTCGGTCCAAGCTCTCATCCcacatcaaaaatcaaaatcaaaagcacCCGTGTGTTTTGCAATTTAAGCATTGTCTTCTAGCAATATTTTCCATTTGTTGTTCAGATCCaatatccttttttaaaaataaatttcttgcaTTTTACAACCAAATCcatatattagattttattttataattaaattatagtttttcaaAAGATTGGGTACTTTACTatgctccgtttgtttgcaggaaagtgaattccggggaaagtgaatccTGGccaaagtattttccgatgtttggtggtgttatggaaaataaactggaaaacactttccagtgtttggttatgtcatggaaaatgagctggaaaataacttattaatattttatttttttcaagtttattaaaataatgaggaacaaatcttacaaattaaaaagttgatgataatgaaattgaaaaaaatatataatttcataaattatctcaaataaaacaaataataatcaaaataatagggatcaatctaaaaaattaaaaaaaaatgaaaaatgaagaaattaaaataataataatcaacatttcataaattatttcaaataaaataagtaacaatcaaaattcaaatttgataaaaaatgataagaaaaaagcaaatagcaattataaaaataaggaccaaagtttataaaaatttttaagagatgaaaaaaaaataaatattcaaaacaaaatattataaaaaaacaaaatttttcaaaaaaaaaaaaaacaaaaaaaaaaccaaaacttaaaACTAAACTTTCTCGGAAACCACTGGAACAAACACAGCTACTAAAATTGCTGACCGAAAAGTTTTAAACCTAATGCAGGAAACCAAACCAAGATTttggattttcaatttttctccTTCCAATTGGGCCCAATTTTCCCAATAACCCTAGAACCTAAGATTGAAAGATAATGCAGATTTAAGATTAAATTAGATGATAATcagatgaatttgcataaaaattaagtctaaaaacttgattagacttttaataggccaatttaatttaatcatgagcctaattaaaggtttaattaagtttaagaattaatttgggtcaaataaaaaaaattaaataagtgcaatgatttaattagatttgtaataggttaaattaattttatcaaggacttaattgataaaaaaataaatttaaaaacttaattaaaaatattaaaattttaaaagatcatatttaatttttcaaactctgAATGTCGGACTACAAACCCAGCCTTGTCGCCGCCGGTTTGCAGCCTTGTATTCCAGCTTTCCAAACGCCAGTAATACCTCAGCGTGacatattttatatatctagctcttttttttaatctgattaactaaatcaatttgatataaaacatgatttaaattaaaatataataagataatCACTAATTCGACTGATTTGACCCGCTAGGGCGGGCTGcatttaataatatcatcaaATGTGAAGAAGTCAGAAACCCCAACACGGCTGCAGTCTTTGGGTGCGTGTTTATGATGGTGGTCGGAGTTCTTTCCCAGACGACTACATATATAGTACTAATCACACATGGAGACATGGAAACTGCACTGCATTGCAATATTGCAGTATAACGAGTTTCAAGCATCATTCATGCTCATGGTCTGTTCTACGTGTTACGTTGAAGGCTGTGAGCTATATGACATCTTCAAACGTTGAAAAATTCATGATTTAGTCCCCAGCATTTTAATTATACATacctgaatttttaattttatctcctGATCATATTTCGATTGATAAACGGAAAACTAAATGTATCCTTTTGATGAGACTTGAAAAAAATCCTCGTGGAAAAGAGTGGAGGTCATTTCAATGTAAAACTAGACTCGAAAGACTTGGAAGCAACCAATatctactaaaaaatattttaatatttaagtcaGTATAATATTTATACATGTAACGAAAAATAAAGAGTCATATATGTGTTTAGAGggagaataaataatattttctagatttaaatattatttaagtcTTGTAACATATTTGTGTTGAGTTTTATGttgtctaaaaaaataaaatttataaatattagttCTTGAGAGATGAGCTATTTTTGTACTTCTAGAgctatttgtttatataattttttttaacataaatatatttaatttttaaatattttatataaatattgaagatctttaatataaaaatcttataaatatcCTAGATATTCATGGAGACATGTTCATTATgaaaattactataaaaataatgaaagtgatataaaaagaaataagatcAACCAAGTAAAGACAAGGTTATCTGATACTCAGAGCCAATAGGGCATGAGTATCTAATGTGAGCTAGATGAAATCTATTATTTGAACTCAGCTCAAAAATTGATATTGTTATGTAGTTTTTTCATGTATTATCAATGATAAAACTGcgttttaaattgtatttaaattgaaaaatcattattttctataaattttcaAGACAAATGTAccgtggaaaagaaaaaagaagcctAAATGCGTCATTTCCTTAGAAACACCTTTCAAGATAAAACTCAATCGTAAGTTGAGAACTTGAAATCTGAAAAGACGCCGGCACCAATCCATCCATGAACGACAATTTTCCTTTTTCCCGGTTGTTAGTTATGTCGTGCATGGCGGCTAGCACCCATCTTCTGCAACAAAAAGGTTATGTTCAAGAAACACAGAGATGGCCCACTGGATCGTGCATCACTATCTCTCCCCATCACCGTCCATTATAGTTCCCAAGGATGACTTGACCTTTTGCGGAAAAACTTCAAAGGTATCAATAGGAGAAGGTACGTAACCAGATAGTCGTTCTGGGTGTAGCAGATTGGGCTCACCGACCCTTCCCCGCGTCTACGTGTTGTTTTTTCTACGTTGAAAGTGATCATCTTGCaagccaggaaaaaaaagaccaCTTTTTTCTGTTCATAGTTGTCGCATCTTATTCGGGTGAAAACGATTTGATCAGCTATTAAATTACTAGATCATAGGGTAAACTCATAATTAATCCAgtccatatttttatttattatttttctaatgttAATCCGGCTAATTAGACTAACTAAatcttatcaaattaatattttatttaaaaaccaaGTTCAAATCAGATTCTATACTAAAATCATGAGTTTTATAGATCAATATGTCATGTCAGACTAAGTCTAGCAATCACGGTCACATATCTTCGTGATATCTCTTGAATCCAGCAAGTCAAAAAACCCCAAATGACAAGATTTTCATGATAACTtcgtttcttatttttttattctagtcgAGTGTTGTCGATCACTATGGAAAATAGGAAATATATATGTCATCTACACCGAAATTAACCTGGGACGGTAGAGAACATGATGCTATAGCTAACAAATTAAAGAAGACAATTTCAAAGTGGAGAGTATAACTAGGATTTTCCCTGTTCCTTTTCATCCCAAATTCAAACACAACACCCTATAAAATTGCTGTTTATTTGGTCATTTTCACAAGAAATTGCCAAGCTCCCGCTGAGGACTTGTCGAGAAAGACTAGCAGACTACTATTGAAATGGGTGCATGCAGCTTGTCAAGCAAGATCGCAACATTAGGTAGAAAGCGAGAAGACAACGAAGAAcgaattaatttgatttcacGGAACAGAAAAAGGGCCAGTCATGATCCTTGCTCTGCTGTAATTGAAGACCTTTTCAACGACCCTAGAGTTCTGTGATTCTTGACAGAATCATTCAAACTctttaagcaacaaaaacacaaaaagagaaaaaggaaatcattttcaacccatAATAGGGTGAAGATAGAGTGACCAGCAATTCTACAAGTCTTTGTCTCAAATCCATGATGGCGACTTTTTCCCATCATTTTCAACAataatactatataaaaaataaaaggtttggTAGCACAGCAAACCGCGAATTTAACATCTCTACCACACACAAGCTCAACACGGGCGTTTTTTCCAGCAACGCGTTGCGAAACGGTGCTAACTCTCACGGCTTTTGACATGTTCATATTCTTCTCTAACCTCTTAATTATATAATGAGAAAGGCATTAATTAACGAGTGTTTTGTCCAAGCTAGCAACATGTGCTTATGTAATTAATCAGGCATTAATCTATGACTTTTTAGCCTTGTAATAGGTCTCGtcaaggaatatatatatatatatatatatatatatatatttccttgaCGAGAAATACAAGGCTTGCAACTTGAATTCGAATTTGCTCACTCAAAAGGCCTATGTATGGGGGTGAGCTACATGATGCTATCCATGGCAAATACACCaagcaaacaataataaaagaaaacaatgtacATGGGATGATTGTCAACCTCGTCAATATTTAAGATTAATCAAACCatgctagagagagagagagagagagagagatcgatGGGGTTGTGCGATTCAATCACTTAACGCGTTTTCATGCTTCAGGTTTTCAAAATGGTCCTCTCACGTGAGATCTCTCATTGCCAAGTCCATATCTATGGAAATGTATGGTTCATTATAATGGCAAAAATGCTGCTTGACTAGGGAACATTTAATTTTCCACTTCGCTTTCTTGACTATTTACATTGCCGAAGTCAACCTCCACCATCGTCTTTGCAGCCCAATTTGCAAGTTAATTACTCAATTTCCTGCATACCTCTTTCCCTTCAAGCCCCAATGAAATGTCAATCTCATGCATTGCAACAAGAAGAAAGTCAAGAGCTTGGTTCAAGGGTTATGTTGAGTGGGATTTGGATTCCTTGAAGTATAGTGGGTgcttttcaatacaaaaaaaaacaagcaatctGAAGTGAAGTTTAGGTGGGTGGAGGATCTTGGATAAATTAAAGGCATATCTTGATTTCATTTGTAAAGggcaacaaattaatttgagagaaggggtttatttatttatttattttatttgctgtGATAATGTTGTTTCCGACTTTATAATGATTAAAGCGTTAGATGGGATTAATTGAACATGTACATGAACATTGAATAGTTTCtgtttaaattgttaggtaTACTTGTATTAACTTCAAGACAAGAGGATgccatttttataaattttaatctatGTTTAATATGGTTTCAACAAGATTGAAAACTTATTATTAATGAATCAAAATTGACCTGCAAATACCACTATAttgtctaattaaaaaaaaatatacaacagGTTCATTTGACCTCATAAAAGAAATGGAGGGTCGATCCACTATCACACTTCCGAAATCTCAATTGTTGCATACTGTGTGTGCTCGCGCCATGTCCGCACACCAGATTATTTAGTTGCGCGAAGTTGTGAGAGgggtcaaatattttttgaacgAAATGTtactaatgttattttttttttttggaaaaaaatttaaacctaaTTGAAATTGACCCGATATAACTCGgttgattttataagttaaaaataaCACGGATAACTTAGTAAAAATACAGTTTCACTAAAAAACAGTTTCaaggtcaattaaaaaaaaaataaggaaaaattgatttaattaggtTAAATTGCCAAATCATGACATGGGTCATGAGACGGGAATatcctaatataaaaaattcaatgttgaaggatccGTGACTTATAATCATGAAATCGAGAtaacattttagaaaaaataaaataaaaaaaactcgattTAATCTTGGTTAAAATGCCAAAACTTACGAATTTAATCATAATACCAAGATATtccttatagaaagcaaattaaattagatcatgaaacttaattcccaaccaactcaatattgaatgatgaaattaaaaaaaaaatcaataaaaacataaaaaacaactcaagttAATAtgttaaacattatttaaaagtcatgaaaaaataataatttaatagaaagcaaataaaataaatcataaagttgaatttttaattaatctaatattaaaagataaaattaaaaaaaattaattaaaaaaaaattgagtcaatcGAATTAACTCGTGAtcgtgttataaaaaatataataagataataaaaaaaaaaatcattatcccAGTAAGTAAATAGCGGACGAGTAGAGTAAGAacactttctttattatttattattattgttgttaatatCCTATAAGACACGAACTCCATAGGGCGTTTCCTCATAGCGAAGGGGCATGACTGGCATACCTTTTCAGATTTCAGAACCCTTAACAAATGCCGGGGTGGTAGTGCCTCCCCAAGCACAGCAAAGCCCTAGATGATCATTTTTATTGCCTCTCTACAAAGGAGATAgcattttcaattcaaatttggTGGGATATCATCAGATGAGCAGTTAAAAGGCCTCCAAGAAAAGATTTGCGATTTGCTATGTGCTCTGTGGTCAAGTTCTTGTAAACCATACCTACTGAAGCAAGCTGGCATCTCCATGAAACCCACCAACCTTACCCCGAACGGATAGCATTACTCCATTATTATATCTGCTCGGCAAATCACGAGCTCGCTAGGGCATGCTTGCAGCATTAAATTCTCAACAGTGGCCATAGATATTTTGTTTGTGGCAGGCTTCTTGCCACGTGAACAATCATGTTGTGTAGCAGTATATTATCTGTCTTGCAGTTCTGCTCCAAGTGTGAGAGGCTAGTGGCGAAAGGTCAGCGAACTACTACCAGAGGAACAGCAAATCATTGTGAAACCAGGGCTGCCGCCGCTGCATATGGTACCACGGAAAATCAGATCCGGAAATAATTCAATAACTTGTTCATTTGGGGGCGTGGGGCAGAGGAAGATTTATATCAAAGTTTAAGACAAGGTCCAAGATTATCCAGCTTGTAAGTCAAGAGTGTTAGCTGGCTGTGCATTACCTTATGAGTGTCATGTTTGTTGATATCATCGCAAAATTATTTCATAGATCTCAAATCCAAGGCATGCAGCGCATCTAGATCCTTAAGTTTTTCTCAATGAGATTTTCTGGTTACAATCCTGGGGGGGAGCTATTCTGACTTGCAAGAGTGATTATCTCACCTCCCATGGATGTGGCCATCGAGTCCGGTTGTGGTCCAACTGCTAACACCCTAATTCAATTCATAAACAGACACAAGTGGAACCGGGACTGGATTGACAAAACACAAAATCTTGGTGTTTGCATTAGCGCAGCAGTTTCTACAACAGGTGTATGGTCTAATGAAGCCCAGTGATAGGCCGACAGCAGCTAAACCCTGCTCATTGTGGTTTTCCTTGTTTTCACTTTGCTCCTTTTGTCTTCTAGGAGACAGAGGGAAGATTCAATACTGGTTCTTTTCCATAATTCCATCAAAGACTTGTGCAGCAATCATTCAGTATTtcgataataataaaagaaagtacAAAAATGTACAGGCAATCGCCAAGTGCCTAAGCAAGAAGTATATAATAAAGGAGATAATTGGAGGCTAATACATTGCTTGCCATATGCATACATAGATTAACATACAAGCTGGATTAGTTATATTCATAGGAAATCTCATCATATTGAATCATCAGAATCATCTGAATCACTTCTCTCAGGCTCCTCTGCGTTAGCTGTTGTTTCTGGCACATCAGGCTTTGCTTCAGGAGCAGGCTCAGGTTTCTTATTTGCTTTGTGAGCATTCTGATCACCTTCTTCCTCTTGCTCATTAGCTTCAGCATGTAAGACTTCAGTTAAGGATTTACTTGAATAGTAACTTAAACGTTTTGACATTCAATCAAAGAATGCAGTCAATACACTATAACATGTGTGACTCTACTGAAATGAGTCTCCCTTAAATTCTCTTTTGGGAAAGTTGCCTTCCCTTGCTCACAAAATGAACACAACCAAAATTTAACTTTCAGAGCATAATCCACTACTGATTAATGCAGGTATGACTGAGCTAAGGTTGGTTAGCAACAATTATTAGTGCAAACGGTGGTGCTTTTGGTGTTGCAGTCCCGCAGGATTATAATGCAAATTGGACAATAGAAAATTGCCCGTCTACCAAAAGCATACCTAAAGTTTTGCATGCTCAATAAGGGGAGCTTAccctaaattttcatttttgcaataaatatatacaattCACAAAGAACACACATGCTGACCCTTACTGGAATCTATACCCCTAGAGCTAATCTAGAATAGCAGAACCTACGGCTTGGTAGAAAGTGGACAATTTTTAGTTCTCTTTtagctgaataaaaaaaaaaaaactgaattcatGCATAATACTATAGGATATCAGCATTTTCGACTGTGCCCCCTGCCATGATGTTTAGAAGATCTTTCTCAACACGCTGTACAAGCTCAGGCTGCAGAAGGTAATATAGACATAATCAGTAAAGACAATAgggtgaaaaggaaaaaagaacagCACTGTAACAGCACAAGTTAGATCTCAAaccacaaaatattttttgcaatCTTAGTTTCAACAACATAGTTTTGAGAGTAGGAGATCACACATACATTGAGGTCTGGCTCCCTGCGAAATCTTCGCTTTCGAGCATCCCTCATAGGAGGAGTGAGCCCATGTCTGTACTCCACCACATCTGGAGCAGTGTCACCAGCTTCTCTAACCATGAGCATCTGCCAAATTAAAACAGATAATATTGCAGCAAGTATAAATGATTTACCCATCTCTTATCAACAATATAAACCAAAAGCTTTAACAAGTGTTATTACCTGACCAATGTCTGAAGTTTTTACTAGTGCACAATCATCATATGTTTTGTAGGACTCCACAGCACAAGGAAGATCCAAGAGAGATGCAGGGAAATGTTCATCACCAATGACAAATGTGCCACTCCTTCCATCCTCTGCAAAACAGGATATTCCAAGTTTATGAGTAAGCAAAGACTCTAGGCCAAAAGAATGATTTCCATActacataattctcaatcaattttctcttcagTAACAAAAGAATAGAATTAGAAGAAATAAAGGAAGACAATAAATAAGGGAGAGAGAAATAAGTGTTTTAGAGCTGTGGAGAATTAACACCACGTTGCTATGACACTGGTGGCTGTATCATCTTCTCATCATCGCTACCATTCAAACCCAACACATACTGGAAGTGGAAATTGCAACCAACATAAGAAAGGATAAAAGACTCGTATATAAAAAGGTATTgacaataaattaaaggtatttgGTGGAAAATAGAAACTGGCAACAGATTGATACATGTCCTTCTCTACATACCACATCAATGCTGGAATGCACGCTAGGTGGATGAGAAAGGGTCTAGAAATAACATTTGAAGGACATATAGTTTCCAAATATAAAAGGAGGCAGTTTGCTGTATAGTTATTATCATGATAGAATTTTTATGCCACCCAActcaaaattaagaaaaccaCAACAGGATCTATCCCAAATGGGAAATTTTCGACATGAGCTCtttagaagaaataaaaacacaaagcaTGACTCTGTTCACAGAGCCTTGCTTCCAGGTAGATAAGTAAACTGAAGTATTACActgcaaaatcaaaattaaaagggtAGAGACCGAAGGCTGAATTTAGGGGACCATAAGCATGAAGTAAACATGAAATGTATGTTTTCACTGCTTTTATACACTAAAACTCAAACGCCTGCAGTGAAATTCGAAGGCAAAACCaatttccatttttcttcctATATATGATTACAAGGAGAATGCAGGAAGAGAAAAAATCCCCATGGTCAATGAAGGAACAATACACTGTGGATTGAATCAATGGTAACACCTAAAGCACTATACATGTAACAACcaccaaaaacaaacaaacaaacaaacaacaacaaaatatatatactataataaacaaaatcctctcataaaatacaaagaaagcaGGCTCTCACCTAAAAAAGACAAATCCAAAGATTGCTCCTCAGAAGAAGAAGCAGTTTCACTCAAAAGGCGATCCAATTTCTCCGCAATAGAAGGTGGAACTCTTAGTATAAACTGTTCCTCCATTCCTACTTCACAAAAATGCAATATCATATCAATCTCTACATTCTTTAATAATCTATCCCAAATCAACGCAAGTAAACTCTCCTCAAAAACCTCCAGAaagtaattatcatttttttttttctaaagataCAGCAATTTAAACTAGATATCCTTggataaaaaagagtttaactTCAATGACAGagagaacaaaacaaaaggattagAATGTGCAAGAAATggaattcaaaaattcaaagaagCTCTAAAACTCAAAATTCTCTCTGAATTCAACATAGATAATAATggaatattaatgatttttaaaaatatagaatttaattaaaacgcTACCTAAAAATGCAAGCTAAAACCTCAAGAAGAGAAGAACAACCATGTACACATgcattttaatctataaataaataa
This genomic interval from Populus alba chromosome 1, ASM523922v2, whole genome shotgun sequence contains the following:
- the LOC118027910 gene encoding transcription initiation factor TFIID subunit 7 isoform X3: MEEQFILRVPPSIAEKLDRLLSETASSSEEQSLDLSFLEDGRSGTFVIGDEHFPASLLDLPCAVESYKTYDDCALVKTSDIGQMLMVREAGDTAPDVVEYRHGLTPPMRDARKRRFRREPDLNPELVQRVEKDLLNIMAGGTVENADAEANEQEEEGDQNAHKANKKPEPAPEAKPDVPETTANAEEPERSDSDDSDDSI
- the LOC118027910 gene encoding transcription initiation factor TFIID subunit 7 isoform X2, which produces MRARASTISAETETFASFQAGEGEADHSHLLKELSIVYTGMEEQFILRVPPSIAEKLDRLLSETASSSEEQSLDLSFLEDGRSGTFVIGDEHFPASLLDLPCAVESYKTYDDCALVKTSDIGQMLMVREAGDTAPDVVEYRHGLTPPMRDARKRRFRREPDLNPELVQRVEKDLLNIMAGGTVENADAEANEQEEEGDQNAHKANKKPEPAPEAKPDVPETTANAEEPERSDSDDSDDSI
- the LOC118027910 gene encoding transcription initiation factor TFIID subunit 7 isoform X1 yields the protein MRARASTISAETETFASFQAGEGEADHSHLLKELSIVYTVGMEEQFILRVPPSIAEKLDRLLSETASSSEEQSLDLSFLEDGRSGTFVIGDEHFPASLLDLPCAVESYKTYDDCALVKTSDIGQMLMVREAGDTAPDVVEYRHGLTPPMRDARKRRFRREPDLNPELVQRVEKDLLNIMAGGTVENADAEANEQEEEGDQNAHKANKKPEPAPEAKPDVPETTANAEEPERSDSDDSDDSI